Proteins encoded by one window of Deltaproteobacteria bacterium:
- a CDS encoding secondary thiamine-phosphate synthase enzyme YjbQ: MATEQKAMQFSVKTHSQTEMVDITAKIQEIVTASGPDRGLCCIFVPHTTAAVTINESADPSVKADMLKVLNQVIPWEAGYRHLEGNSPAHIKSTLVGASELVAVEDGRLVLGTWQGVFFCEFDGPRTRKVNVNFLANDK, translated from the coding sequence ATGGCAACGGAGCAAAAAGCCATGCAGTTTTCCGTAAAAACGCATTCTCAGACGGAAATGGTCGATATCACGGCGAAGATCCAGGAGATCGTGACCGCAAGCGGCCCGGACAGGGGACTGTGCTGCATTTTCGTCCCCCACACAACGGCCGCCGTGACCATCAACGAAAGCGCGGACCCCAGCGTCAAGGCGGATATGCTCAAGGTGCTCAACCAGGTGATTCCCTGGGAGGCCGGCTATCGTCACCTGGAGGGCAATTCCCCCGCTCACATCAAGTCCACGCTCGTGGGCGCATCCGAACTGGTGGCTGTCGAAGACGGGCGGCTTGTGTTGGGCACGTGGCAGGGCGTGTTCTTTTGCGAATTCGACGGTCCCCGAACAAGGAAGGTCAATGTCAATTTTCTGGCGAACGACAAGTGA
- a CDS encoding TusE/DsrC/DsvC family sulfur relay protein: protein MPEVEFQGKTFSVDEDGFIDSYENWSQEWVQWVKKEEGIEELNDEHQKVITVLREYYEKNGIAPMVRVLSKVTGFKLKHIYELFPSGPGKGACKMAGLPKPTGCV from the coding sequence ATGCCAGAAGTAGAATTCCAGGGAAAAACATTTAGCGTTGACGAAGATGGTTTCATCGATTCCTACGAAAATTGGAGCCAGGAGTGGGTTCAGTGGGTTAAAAAGGAAGAAGGCATCGAAGAACTGAACGATGAGCATCAGAAAGTCATTACCGTTCTGCGCGAATACTATGAAAAGAATGGAATCGCTCCCATGGTTCGTGTTCTTTCCAAGGTTACCGGTTTCAAACTGAAACACATCTATGAGCTGTTCCCCTCAGGACCCGGCAAGGGAGCATGTAAGATGGCCGGTCTTCCGAAACCGACCGGATGTGTGTAA
- a CDS encoding FAD/NAD(P)-binding protein, with protein MLNPYVPYPVRIDDIEVATEDKSLKTFKFVFLNDGDEEKFAYQAGQFAELSVPGVGEIPIGIASSPVEKGFVKFTVFKAGVVTSHLHNMKVDDIMGIRGPLGNWYPWDLLEGKNILIVGGGFAFTTLRSSIVYMLNPDNRARFGNIDVVYGARTPGMLLYKDELIAWEKRDDINMHLTIDAPADGWEYNVGFTPPITEQKAPQGDDNTYAIVCGPPIMIKFTLPVLEKLGYADDHIIMSLENRMKCGFGMCGRCGIGKELVCKDGPVFTLDQINKTPREY; from the coding sequence GTGTTAAATCCTTATGTACCTTATCCGGTTCGCATCGATGACATCGAGGTAGCCACAGAGGATAAAAGTCTAAAAACCTTCAAATTTGTCTTTCTGAACGACGGTGACGAAGAAAAATTTGCCTATCAGGCCGGCCAATTCGCCGAACTCTCCGTTCCCGGTGTGGGTGAAATTCCCATCGGCATTGCATCCTCACCCGTGGAAAAAGGCTTTGTCAAATTCACGGTTTTCAAGGCCGGCGTGGTCACTTCCCACCTTCACAACATGAAGGTGGACGATATCATGGGCATCCGCGGACCGCTGGGCAACTGGTATCCCTGGGACCTTCTCGAAGGCAAGAACATACTCATCGTCGGCGGCGGGTTCGCTTTCACCACCCTGCGTTCCTCCATCGTATACATGCTCAACCCCGACAACCGTGCCCGGTTCGGCAATATCGATGTCGTTTACGGTGCCAGGACGCCCGGGATGCTGCTTTACAAGGACGAACTGATCGCGTGGGAGAAAAGGGACGATATCAATATGCACCTGACCATTGATGCACCCGCCGACGGTTGGGAATACAACGTAGGCTTCACCCCGCCCATCACCGAGCAGAAGGCCCCCCAGGGAGATGACAATACCTACGCCATCGTCTGCGGCCCCCCGATCATGATCAAATTCACCCTGCCGGTCCTCGAAAAGCTGGGATATGCCGACGATCATATCATCATGTCGCTCGAGAACAGAATGAAGTGCGGCTTCGGCATGTGCGGCAGGTGCGGTATCGGAAAAGAGCTGGTCTGCAAGGACGGCCCCGTATTTACCCTGGACCAGATCAACAAAACACCGCGGGAATATTGA
- a CDS encoding 4Fe-4S dicluster domain-containing protein — translation MKLVKIDKKQWANGLEDLRNSYRLFGPVKEKDYHSFKALAKDEQPDLSFSNSRLSPKTLLFPQSEAIIEFSLDENDADHHIMKSVEKDVSPQAVIGVRPCDAKSVRLVNLNFDTPEYRDPYWADVLAATTFVGLACDEPKSTCFCTSVDCGPYSEEGLDVLLVDDGDSYLAKVLTEKGRSLLDAAGWGAAEAENTDLADRKAAAEAKIASTVTTDNLKNQDLMTLHGASFWEEVAFGCLNCGTCTYTCPTCWCFDLQDEVHGKAGKRMKNWDSCMFPLFTMHTTGHNPRGTKTQRVRQRFMHKLKYFLDKYDQGIMCVGCGRCVSQCPVNIDIRKICNLMNAYQADNAACVEQE, via the coding sequence ATGAAGCTCGTAAAAATCGACAAAAAACAGTGGGCCAACGGTTTGGAAGACCTGCGCAACAGCTATCGGTTGTTCGGTCCGGTAAAGGAAAAGGATTACCACAGCTTCAAGGCGCTTGCAAAAGACGAACAACCCGATCTGTCTTTTTCCAACTCGAGGCTTTCGCCCAAGACCCTCCTTTTTCCACAATCCGAAGCCATCATCGAATTCAGCCTGGACGAGAATGACGCCGACCACCACATCATGAAATCCGTTGAAAAAGATGTTTCACCACAGGCCGTCATCGGCGTCAGACCGTGCGATGCCAAGTCTGTGCGGCTGGTAAACCTGAATTTCGACACGCCGGAGTACCGCGACCCGTACTGGGCGGATGTGCTGGCGGCCACCACCTTCGTGGGGCTGGCCTGCGACGAACCGAAAAGCACCTGCTTCTGCACATCCGTGGATTGCGGCCCCTACAGCGAAGAAGGGCTGGACGTGCTCCTGGTTGACGACGGTGACAGTTACCTGGCCAAGGTGTTGACGGAAAAGGGTCGATCCCTGCTGGATGCCGCCGGCTGGGGAGCGGCAGAGGCCGAGAACACGGACCTTGCGGACAGGAAGGCGGCTGCGGAGGCTAAAATCGCTTCCACCGTTACCACCGACAACCTGAAAAATCAGGATCTGATGACGCTTCACGGAGCGTCCTTCTGGGAAGAGGTTGCCTTCGGCTGCCTGAACTGCGGCACCTGCACATATACCTGCCCCACCTGCTGGTGTTTCGATCTCCAGGACGAAGTTCACGGCAAGGCCGGAAAGAGAATGAAAAACTGGGACAGCTGCATGTTCCCCCTGTTCACCATGCACACCACCGGGCACAATCCACGGGGCACGAAAACGCAGCGGGTGCGGCAGCGGTTCATGCACAAGCTGAAATATTTCCTTGACAAATACGACCAGGGCATCATGTGTGTGGGTTGCGGCCGGTGCGTCAGCCAGTGCCCGGTCAATATCGATATCCGTAAAATCTGCAACCTGATGAACGCGTATCAAGCCGACAATGCAGCATGCGTAGAACAGGAATAG
- a CDS encoding 4Fe-4S ferredoxin — protein MLEYNDKIREISARLLKECRVEMVIGFRKGSMPMMNEPCFITKADDAGQLVWDSNCGINLANYLTNRKEKIGIIAKGCDSRNIVTHIIENKISRDQLFIIGVPCQGMIDKRKINAMFDGGVQKVTEDGETIQVDAGGQTTALAKADLLQQNCAVCIHRNPVIFDEMVAEPVDEQQNVDRYEDVRRIEAMNPEEKWNYFDDLLAPCIRCYACRNACPLCYCPTCFVDESKPQWVGKGQDPSDVRTFHFLRAFHCAGRCTDCGACERACPVGINMRVFTKKLEKECFDQFGWEAGLSLDERPPLDTYRPDDPDDFIR, from the coding sequence ATGTTAGAATACAATGATAAAATAAGAGAAATATCTGCTAGGCTGCTCAAGGAGTGCCGGGTGGAGATGGTCATCGGCTTTCGCAAGGGAAGCATGCCCATGATGAATGAACCCTGTTTCATCACCAAAGCCGACGATGCCGGCCAGCTTGTCTGGGACAGCAATTGCGGCATCAACCTGGCCAACTACCTTACCAACCGGAAAGAAAAAATAGGCATCATTGCCAAGGGTTGCGACTCGCGCAACATCGTCACCCACATCATCGAAAACAAAATCAGCCGGGATCAGCTGTTCATCATCGGCGTCCCCTGCCAGGGCATGATCGACAAACGCAAGATCAATGCCATGTTCGACGGCGGGGTTCAAAAGGTAACGGAAGACGGCGAGACCATACAGGTCGATGCCGGCGGTCAAACCACGGCGCTTGCCAAAGCCGATCTTCTTCAGCAGAACTGCGCCGTGTGCATCCATCGCAACCCGGTGATCTTCGATGAAATGGTGGCCGAGCCGGTGGATGAGCAGCAGAATGTGGACCGCTATGAAGACGTCAGGCGCATCGAGGCCATGAATCCGGAAGAGAAATGGAACTACTTCGACGATCTTTTGGCGCCCTGTATTCGTTGTTATGCCTGCAGGAACGCCTGCCCCCTCTGTTACTGCCCGACCTGTTTTGTGGATGAGTCCAAACCCCAGTGGGTCGGCAAAGGGCAGGACCCCTCGGATGTGCGCACATTCCATTTTCTAAGGGCTTTTCACTGTGCCGGAAGATGCACCGACTGCGGGGCCTGCGAGCGGGCCTGTCCTGTGGGAATCAATATGCGGGTTTTCACCAAGAAGCTGGAAAAGGAATGTTTCGACCAATTCGGTTGGGAAGCCGGTCTCAGTCTGGATGAACGGCCCCCTCTGGATACGTACCGCCCGGATGACCCGGATGACTTTATCAGATAG
- a CDS encoding hydrogenase iron-sulfur subunit translates to MSEWEPKIVSFLCNWCSYGAADLAGVSRMEYPANIRVIRIPCTGRMSPKFALAALREGADGVWVSGUHPGECHYLEGNYYARRKFSLFKNLMEHMGVEPDRIHYSWISSAESTKFVEVVKEVTEKVRALGPNRQFAKDEAKVA, encoded by the coding sequence ATGTCTGAATGGGAACCGAAAATCGTCAGCTTCCTGTGTAACTGGTGCAGCTACGGGGCTGCCGATCTGGCGGGTGTCAGCCGGATGGAGTATCCCGCCAACATCCGGGTCATACGCATCCCGTGCACCGGCCGCATGAGCCCCAAATTCGCCCTGGCGGCCTTGAGGGAGGGTGCCGACGGCGTCTGGGTGTCCGGGTGACACCCCGGCGAATGCCATTACCTGGAGGGTAATTACTACGCTCGTCGGAAATTTTCTTTGTTCAAAAACCTCATGGAACACATGGGCGTCGAACCGGACCGTATCCACTATTCATGGATATCCTCGGCCGAATCCACCAAATTCGTGGAAGTAGTCAAGGAGGTAACGGAAAAGGTAAGGGCCCTGGGACCGAACCGGCAATTTGCCAAGGACGAGGCTAAGGTAGCATAA